In Plutella xylostella chromosome 4, ilPluXylo3.1, whole genome shotgun sequence, a genomic segment contains:
- the LOC105389397 gene encoding translationally-controlled tumor protein homolog, with protein MRIYKDIITGDEMFSDTYKMKLVDEVIYEVTGKLVTRTHGDVQIEGFNPSAEEADEGTDAATESGVDIVLNHRLMETYAFGDKKSYTLYLKDYMKKLVAKLEETAPDQVDVFKTNMNKVMKDILGRFKELQFFTGESMDCDGMVAMCEYRDINGVSTPVMMFFKHGLLEEKF; from the exons ATGAGAATTTACAAGGATATTATTACTG GTGACGAGATGTTCTCGGACACTTACAAAATGAAACTTGTTGACGAAGTTATCTACGAAGTCACCGGTAAACTTGTCACAAGAACCCACGGCGATGTCCAGATCGAGGGCTTCAACCCCTCGGCCGAGGAGGCTGACGAGGGCACGGACGCGGCCACCGAGAGCGGGGTCGACATCGTGCTGAACCACAGGCTCATGGAGACCTATGCCTTCGGCGACAAGAAGTCCTacacattatatttaaaagaCTATATGaaaaa ATTAGTAGCAAAATTGGAAGAGACCGCCCCCGACCAGGTGGATGTCTTCAAGACCAACATGAACAAAGTAATGAAGGACATCCTCGGGAGGTTTAAGGAGCTCCAGTTCTTCACCGGAGAATCCATGGACTGTGACGGTATGGTGGCCATGTGCGAGTACCGTGACATCAACGGAGTCTCCACACCGGTCATGATGTTCTTCAAACACGGTCTGCTTGAGGAGAAGTTCTAA